A DNA window from Mycolicibacter terrae contains the following coding sequences:
- a CDS encoding glutathione S-transferase family protein: MANYLAGGDFKRDTDYITTRITADGRDGYPVEPGRYRLVVARACPWANRTIIVRRLLGLENVISIGFCGPTHDQRSWTFDLDPGGVDPILKIPRLADAYFKRFPDYPKGITVPAIVDVPTGAVVTNDFAQITLDFSTEWTAYHRDGAPQLYPEPLRAEIDEVARRVYTEINNGVYRCGFAGSQDAYSAAYDRLFTALDWVGERLSHQRYLVGDTITEADVRLFTTLVRFDPVYHGHFKCNRQKLSELPVLWAYARDLFQTPGFGDTVDFVQIKRHYYIVHADINPSQIVPDGPDLSNWLLPHGREALGGRPFGDGTAPGPVLESERVTAGHGVQPST, from the coding sequence ATGGCCAACTACCTCGCCGGTGGTGACTTCAAGCGCGACACCGACTACATCACCACCCGGATCACCGCCGATGGCCGCGACGGGTATCCCGTCGAACCCGGCCGGTACCGACTGGTCGTCGCGCGGGCCTGCCCGTGGGCCAACCGGACCATCATCGTGCGACGACTGCTCGGGCTGGAAAACGTTATCTCCATAGGGTTTTGCGGACCCACCCACGATCAGCGCAGCTGGACCTTCGACCTGGACCCCGGCGGCGTCGACCCGATATTGAAGATCCCGCGGCTGGCCGATGCGTATTTCAAGCGTTTCCCGGACTACCCCAAGGGAATCACCGTCCCGGCGATCGTCGACGTGCCCACCGGCGCGGTGGTCACCAACGACTTCGCCCAGATCACCCTGGACTTCTCCACCGAGTGGACGGCCTACCACCGCGACGGCGCCCCGCAGTTGTATCCCGAACCGCTCCGCGCCGAGATCGACGAGGTGGCCCGCCGGGTCTACACCGAGATCAACAACGGCGTCTACCGGTGCGGCTTCGCCGGCAGCCAGGATGCCTACAGCGCGGCCTACGACCGGTTGTTCACCGCACTGGACTGGGTCGGCGAACGCCTGAGCCACCAGCGCTACCTGGTGGGCGACACCATCACCGAGGCCGACGTGCGGCTGTTCACCACGCTGGTGCGCTTCGACCCGGTCTATCACGGACATTTCAAGTGCAACCGGCAGAAACTGTCCGAGCTACCGGTGCTGTGGGCTTACGCCCGCGACCTGTTCCAGACGCCCGGATTCGGCGACACGGTCGATTTCGTCCAGATCAAACGGCACTACTACATCGTGCACGCCGACATCAACCCGTCGCAGATCGTCCCCGACGGGCCGGATCTGTCGAACTGGCTGCTACCGCACGGCCGAGAAGCTCTGGGCGGCAGGCCATTCGGGGACGGTACAGCGCCGGGTCCGGTTTTGGAGTCCGAGCGGGTGACGGCCGGGCACGGGGTTCAGCCGTCAACGTGA
- a CDS encoding DUF732 domain-containing protein translates to MFTKIIAATLLNLPILLPAPAYAVPIGDSDGPFSGPAGDGDASAFWVDVSPYARGTISDAAQLGQTICGALQGGQSEGKVIAEATQGDQSEVLDAEFVVHAAEWHFCPQFY, encoded by the coding sequence ATGTTCACCAAGATAATCGCCGCAACACTACTAAACCTGCCGATCCTTTTGCCCGCCCCTGCGTATGCAGTTCCTATCGGCGACAGCGACGGTCCTTTCAGCGGTCCGGCAGGGGACGGCGACGCGTCCGCCTTCTGGGTCGACGTCAGCCCGTACGCGAGAGGCACCATCAGTGACGCAGCTCAGCTTGGGCAGACTATCTGCGGTGCCCTCCAGGGTGGCCAGAGTGAGGGCAAAGTAATTGCCGAAGCCACTCAGGGCGATCAGTCGGAAGTTCTCGATGCCGAGTTTGTCGTGCATGCGGCCGAATGGCATTTCTGTCCACAGTTCTACTAA
- a CDS encoding acyl-CoA dehydrogenase family protein — protein sequence MAQQVGVTEEQARAVAEESRESGWDKPSFAKGLFLGRFPLELIHPFPRPSDAEAARTEEFLGRLREFLGTVDAAVIERDEQIPDGCVKGLAELGCFGLKIPTEYGGLGMSQVAYNRVLLMVSSVHPSLGALLSAHQSIGVPEPLKLAGTDAQKKRFLPRCAAGAISAFLLTEPDVGSDPARLASTATPIEDGAAYELDGVKLWTTNGVVAELLVVMARVPESEGHRGGISAFVVEADTPGITVERRNRFMGLRGIENGVTRLHQVRVPAENLIGREGDGLKIALTTLNAGRLAIPAMAAGSAKWSLKIARQWSRERVQWGKPVGEHEAVAKKIAYIAATGYALEAVLELSGQMADEGRNDIRIEAALAKLWSSEVACVMADELLQIRGGRGYETAESLAARGERAVPVEQLVRDLRINRIFEGSSEIMRLLIAREAVDPHLSAAGDLADPKAGLAQKAKSAVGASGFYSKWLPQLVFGEGQRPSGYHEFGRLAPHLRFVERHSRKLARNTFYGMARWQAGLEKKQGFLGRVVDIGAELFAMAAACVRAQAQRAADPGEGEQAYQLADAFCQQSRLRVEAMFAALWTNTDRTDVRLAHAVLEDRYTWLEDGILDPSEGTGPWIADWEPGASGETDLARRFGAASEAPRT from the coding sequence ATGGCACAGCAGGTAGGGGTCACCGAGGAGCAAGCCAGGGCTGTCGCGGAGGAATCCCGCGAAAGCGGTTGGGACAAACCGTCCTTCGCCAAAGGGCTGTTTTTGGGGCGTTTCCCGCTTGAGCTGATTCACCCGTTTCCCCGGCCTTCGGATGCCGAGGCCGCACGCACCGAGGAATTTCTGGGCAGGTTGCGGGAGTTTCTCGGAACCGTCGACGCCGCGGTCATCGAGCGTGACGAGCAGATCCCCGATGGCTGCGTCAAGGGTCTGGCCGAGCTCGGCTGCTTCGGGCTGAAGATCCCCACCGAGTACGGCGGTCTGGGCATGTCGCAGGTCGCCTACAACCGGGTGCTGTTGATGGTGTCCAGCGTGCATCCCAGCCTCGGGGCGTTGCTGAGCGCCCACCAGTCGATCGGGGTGCCCGAACCGCTCAAGCTGGCCGGCACCGACGCGCAGAAGAAGAGGTTCCTGCCCCGCTGCGCGGCCGGGGCGATCTCGGCGTTCCTGCTGACCGAGCCGGACGTGGGCTCGGATCCGGCTCGGCTCGCCTCGACCGCGACCCCGATTGAGGACGGCGCCGCCTATGAGCTGGACGGGGTGAAACTGTGGACCACCAACGGCGTGGTCGCCGAGCTGCTGGTGGTGATGGCCCGCGTGCCCGAGAGCGAGGGCCATCGGGGAGGCATCAGCGCCTTCGTCGTGGAAGCCGATACCCCCGGCATCACCGTCGAACGCCGCAACAGGTTCATGGGGTTGCGCGGTATCGAGAACGGCGTGACCCGGCTGCACCAGGTTCGGGTGCCCGCCGAGAACCTGATCGGGCGCGAGGGGGACGGCTTGAAGATCGCGCTGACCACGCTCAACGCTGGACGCCTGGCCATCCCCGCGATGGCGGCCGGATCGGCGAAGTGGTCGCTGAAGATCGCCCGGCAGTGGTCCCGCGAGCGGGTGCAGTGGGGCAAGCCGGTCGGCGAGCACGAGGCCGTGGCCAAGAAGATCGCGTACATCGCCGCCACCGGTTACGCGCTGGAGGCGGTGCTGGAGCTCTCCGGTCAGATGGCCGACGAAGGCCGCAACGACATCCGGATCGAGGCGGCGCTGGCCAAGCTGTGGTCCAGTGAGGTGGCCTGCGTGATGGCCGACGAGTTGCTGCAGATCCGCGGGGGCCGCGGTTATGAGACCGCGGAGTCGCTCGCCGCCCGCGGGGAGCGGGCGGTTCCGGTGGAACAACTGGTGCGGGACCTGCGGATCAACCGCATCTTCGAGGGGTCCAGCGAGATCATGCGGCTGCTGATCGCGCGCGAGGCCGTAGATCCACACCTGAGCGCCGCGGGTGACCTCGCCGACCCCAAAGCCGGTTTGGCCCAGAAGGCCAAATCCGCCGTCGGGGCCAGCGGCTTCTATTCGAAGTGGTTGCCGCAACTGGTTTTCGGTGAAGGCCAACGTCCCTCCGGGTACCACGAGTTCGGCCGGTTGGCACCGCATCTGCGCTTTGTCGAACGGCACTCGCGCAAGCTGGCGCGCAACACGTTCTACGGCATGGCGCGCTGGCAGGCCGGTCTGGAGAAAAAGCAGGGATTCCTGGGCCGGGTCGTCGATATCGGGGCGGAGCTGTTCGCTATGGCGGCCGCGTGTGTGCGCGCGCAGGCCCAGCGGGCGGCCGACCCGGGCGAAGGGGAGCAGGCATACCAGCTGGCCGACGCGTTCTGTCAGCAGTCACGCCTGCGGGTCGAGGCGATGTTCGCCGCGTTGTGGACGAACACCGACCGCACCGACGTCCGGTTGGCCCACGCCGTCCTCGAGGACCGCTACACCTGGCTGGAGGACGGCATCCTCGATCCCTCGGAGGGCACCGGACCGTGGATCGCCGACTGGGAGCCGGGAGCTTCGGGCGAAACCGATCTCGCTCGGCGATTCGGGGCAGCCTCGGAGGCACCCCGAACTTGA
- a CDS encoding cold-shock protein — translation MPTGKVKWYDAAKGFGFLSQEEGEDVYVRASALPDGVEGLKAGQRVEFGVAAGRRGPQALTLKLIDPPPSLSRTRREAAPAEHRHSPDELHGMVEDMITLLEGTVQPELRKGRYPDRKTARRVSEVVKAVARELDA, via the coding sequence GTGCCGACCGGCAAGGTGAAGTGGTACGACGCCGCGAAGGGCTTCGGCTTCTTGTCCCAGGAGGAGGGTGAGGACGTCTACGTCCGCGCCTCGGCCCTGCCGGACGGTGTGGAGGGTCTCAAGGCGGGCCAGCGGGTGGAGTTCGGCGTCGCCGCCGGGCGCCGCGGACCGCAGGCGTTGACGCTCAAGCTGATCGACCCGCCGCCGAGTCTGTCGCGCACGCGTCGCGAGGCGGCTCCCGCCGAGCACCGGCACAGCCCCGACGAGTTGCACGGCATGGTCGAGGACATGATCACCCTGCTGGAAGGCACGGTGCAGCCGGAGCTGCGCAAGGGGCGTTACCCGGACCGCAAGACCGCCCGTCGGGTGTCCGAGGTGGTCAAGGCCGTGGCCCGCGAGCTCGACGCCTAG
- the moaA gene encoding GTP 3',8-cyclase MoaA codes for MTLRQRDLQTPPQQVDAAGADDTNAARQAFHDAVQRAISQQMPTSGPLVDTFGRVHTDLRISLTDRCNLRCTYCMPAEGLDWIPSQHLLQDDELVRLMRIGVTRLGITDIRFTGGEPLLARHLEDVVAAAASLQPRPEIALTTNGLGLARRAGALVAAGLDRINVSLDTVDRAHFAEITRRDRLPDVLDGLDAAARAGMAPIKVNAVLAPKVTGEDIVNLLRFCLHHGYQLRVIEMMPLDADHNWNRDAGLSVEQLLETVQAQFALRPDPKPRGSAPAEVWLVDEGPDHPAGTFGIIASVSRPFCGDCDRTRLTADGQIRNCLFASEESDLRALLRDGSDDDAIEQAWRAAMWSKKAGHGINDPDFIQPDRPMSAIGG; via the coding sequence ATGACGTTGAGGCAACGGGATCTGCAGACACCACCACAGCAGGTGGACGCCGCCGGCGCGGACGATACGAACGCCGCCCGGCAGGCCTTTCACGACGCCGTACAACGAGCCATCTCCCAACAGATGCCCACCTCCGGGCCGCTGGTCGACACCTTCGGCCGGGTGCACACCGATCTGCGGATCTCCCTGACCGACCGGTGCAACCTGCGCTGCACCTACTGCATGCCGGCCGAAGGGCTGGACTGGATTCCCAGCCAACACCTGCTGCAAGACGACGAGCTGGTCCGGCTGATGCGTATCGGCGTCACCCGGCTGGGGATCACCGACATTCGGTTCACCGGCGGCGAGCCGCTGCTGGCCCGCCACCTCGAGGACGTGGTGGCCGCCGCAGCGAGCCTGCAGCCACGTCCCGAGATCGCCCTGACCACCAACGGGCTGGGGCTAGCCCGGCGCGCCGGCGCCCTGGTGGCCGCCGGGCTGGACCGGATCAACGTGTCACTGGACACCGTCGACCGGGCACACTTCGCCGAGATCACCCGGCGCGACCGGCTGCCCGACGTGCTCGACGGCCTCGACGCGGCCGCCCGGGCCGGTATGGCGCCGATCAAGGTCAACGCGGTGCTCGCTCCCAAGGTCACCGGCGAGGACATCGTCAACCTGCTGCGCTTCTGCCTGCACCACGGCTACCAGCTGCGGGTCATCGAGATGATGCCGCTGGACGCCGACCACAACTGGAACCGCGACGCCGGGCTCAGCGTCGAGCAACTGCTGGAGACGGTGCAGGCACAGTTCGCGCTGCGGCCCGATCCGAAGCCGCGCGGATCCGCGCCGGCCGAAGTGTGGCTGGTGGATGAGGGTCCGGACCACCCGGCCGGCACATTCGGGATCATCGCCTCGGTGTCGCGGCCGTTCTGCGGGGACTGCGACCGGACCCGGCTCACCGCCGACGGTCAGATCCGCAACTGTCTGTTCGCCAGCGAGGAGTCCGATCTGCGGGCCCTGTTGCGCGACGGCTCCGATGACGACGCCATCGAGCAGGCATGGCGTGCGGCCATGTGGTCGAAGAAAGCCGGCCACGGCATCAACGATCCGGATTTCATCCAGCCGGACCGCCCGATGAGTGCAATAGGTGGTTAA
- a CDS encoding MoaD/ThiS family protein, whose protein sequence is MTQQTDTTTAVAVTVRYFAAARAAAGVDSETVSVPAGAGVAELADALARGNDRLATVLDRCSYLRDGVAVRDRSAALLAGETVDVLPPFAGG, encoded by the coding sequence ATGACGCAGCAGACCGACACCACCACCGCCGTTGCGGTGACCGTCCGCTACTTTGCCGCGGCGCGAGCGGCCGCCGGTGTCGACTCGGAGACCGTCAGCGTGCCCGCCGGGGCCGGCGTGGCCGAGCTCGCCGATGCCCTCGCGCGTGGCAACGACCGGCTTGCGACCGTGCTGGACCGCTGCTCCTACCTGCGCGACGGGGTCGCGGTGCGTGACCGTTCGGCGGCGCTGCTCGCCGGCGAGACGGTCGACGTACTACCCCCGTTCGCCGGCGGATAG
- a CDS encoding transglycosylase family protein has translation MSGRHRKPTQSNVNIAKIAFTGAVIGGGSLALAGHAAAATDDEWDHVARCESGNNWGINTGNGYQGGLQFSPSTWSAHGGGKFAPSAHLASREQQIAIAEHVLATQGRGAWPVCGRGLSGASQREVPATPADAPIDNPDVNGQTVAMDNPIAPPAPEPAPWWAPPAPEAPAPAEDSTQVAPAGWMPPAPEAPAPEAPAPEAPAPEAPAPAAEDLPPAPEPAPWWAPPAPEAPAPEAPAPAAEDLPPAPEPAPWWAPPAPEAPAPEAPAPGDDAAPAPEGDKAQAVSVGFHQQLWQAIRAENVSGNDALATFAQQPGRVV, from the coding sequence ATGAGTGGACGGCATCGCAAGCCCACCCAGTCGAACGTCAACATCGCCAAAATCGCCTTCACCGGAGCCGTGATCGGTGGCGGCAGCCTTGCCCTCGCCGGGCACGCGGCCGCAGCCACCGATGACGAATGGGACCACGTAGCCCGATGCGAGTCCGGTAACAACTGGGGCATCAACACCGGCAACGGTTACCAGGGCGGCCTGCAGTTCTCGCCGAGCACCTGGAGCGCACACGGCGGCGGCAAGTTCGCCCCGTCGGCGCACCTGGCCAGCCGCGAGCAGCAGATCGCCATCGCCGAGCACGTGCTGGCGACCCAGGGCCGCGGTGCGTGGCCGGTCTGCGGACGCGGCCTGTCCGGCGCGTCGCAGCGCGAGGTTCCCGCAACCCCGGCCGACGCCCCCATCGACAACCCGGATGTCAACGGCCAGACCGTGGCCATGGACAACCCGATCGCCCCGCCCGCTCCCGAGCCGGCACCGTGGTGGGCCCCGCCGGCCCCCGAGGCCCCCGCACCCGCCGAGGACTCCACCCAGGTGGCTCCGGCCGGCTGGATGCCGCCCGCTCCGGAGGCTCCGGCCCCGGAGGCACCGGCCCCCGAGGCCCCGGCTCCCGAGGCTCCGGCCCCGGCCGCCGAGGACCTGCCCCCGGCTCCCGAGCCGGCACCGTGGTGGGCCCCGCCGGCCCCCGAGGCTCCGGCCCCCGAGGCTCCGGCCCCGGCCGCCGAGGACCTGCCCCCGGCTCCCGAGCCGGCACCGTGGTGGGCCCCGCCGGCTCCCGAGGCTCCGGCTCCCGAGGCCCCCGCGCCCGGCGACGACGCGGCCCCGGCCCCCGAGGGCGACAAGGCCCAGGCGGTTTCGGTCGGCTTCCACCAGCAGCTGTGGCAGGCCATCCGGGCGGAGAACGTCAGCGGCAACGACGCGCTGGCCACGTTCGCGCAGCAGCCCGGCCGGGTCGTCTAG
- a CDS encoding molybdenum cofactor biosynthesis protein MoaE, which translates to MTDNGALVLRAAVTEEPILLTEHEELVGHRAAGAIVGFVGMIRDHDHGRQVTRLEYSAHPSAQQVMAEVLAEVAEQSAGIRALAASHRIGVLHIGDAALVAAVAADHRREAFEACALLVDTIKARLPVWKHQFFADDTEEWVGSA; encoded by the coding sequence ATGACGGACAACGGCGCGCTGGTGCTGCGGGCGGCGGTCACCGAGGAGCCCATCCTGCTGACCGAACACGAGGAGCTGGTCGGGCACCGGGCGGCGGGCGCGATCGTCGGGTTCGTCGGCATGATCCGCGATCACGACCACGGCAGGCAGGTCACCCGGCTGGAGTATTCCGCGCACCCGTCGGCCCAACAGGTCATGGCCGAGGTGCTGGCCGAGGTCGCCGAACAGAGCGCCGGGATCCGCGCGCTGGCAGCCAGCCACCGGATCGGCGTCCTGCACATCGGTGATGCCGCGCTGGTGGCGGCCGTGGCCGCCGATCACCGCCGGGAGGCCTTCGAGGCCTGCGCGCTGCTGGTCGACACCATCAAGGCGCGGCTGCCGGTCTGGAAGCATCAGTTCTTCGCCGACGACACCGAGGAATGGGTCGGCTCGGCCTGA
- a CDS encoding MogA/MoaB family molybdenum cofactor biosynthesis protein, with protein MIASTRASAGVYTDRTGPVIVDWLAQRGFAPAQPEVVADGEAVGAALRAAVAAPVDLVITSGGTGISPTDDTPAQTVAVLDYEIPGLADAIRRSGLPKVPTSVLSRGVCGVAGRTLIVNLPGSSGGVRDGLGVLADVLDHALDQLAGGDHDR; from the coding sequence ATCATCGCCTCCACCCGGGCGTCGGCTGGGGTGTACACCGACCGCACCGGGCCGGTCATCGTCGACTGGCTGGCGCAACGTGGCTTCGCGCCGGCGCAGCCGGAGGTCGTCGCCGACGGTGAGGCCGTCGGCGCGGCGTTGCGGGCCGCGGTGGCTGCGCCCGTCGACCTGGTCATCACCTCCGGGGGAACCGGGATCTCACCGACCGACGACACCCCGGCGCAGACGGTGGCCGTCCTGGACTACGAGATTCCCGGCCTGGCCGACGCCATCCGCCGTTCCGGGTTGCCGAAGGTGCCGACGTCGGTGCTGTCCCGCGGGGTGTGCGGGGTGGCCGGGCGGACGCTGATCGTCAACCTGCCCGGCTCGTCCGGGGGAGTGCGCGACGGGCTCGGCGTGCTCGCCGACGTCCTGGATCACGCCTTGGATCAGCTCGCCGGTGGAGATCACGACCGATGA
- the moaC gene encoding cyclic pyranopterin monophosphate synthase MoaC, giving the protein MTGPLSHLDERGAAHMVDVSAKAATKRVAVAAGVLRTTAQVVQLISAGGLPKGDALATARVAGIMAAKRTSDLVPLCHQLALTGVDVDFAIGETQIDITASVRTTDRTGVEMEALTAVSVAALTLYDMIKAVDRAAVIDDVRVLSKDGGRTGAWERR; this is encoded by the coding sequence ATGACCGGGCCGCTCTCACACCTCGATGAACGCGGTGCGGCCCATATGGTCGACGTCAGCGCGAAGGCGGCCACCAAGCGCGTCGCCGTCGCCGCCGGCGTGCTGCGCACCACGGCCCAGGTGGTGCAGCTGATCTCGGCCGGCGGGCTGCCCAAGGGCGACGCGCTGGCCACCGCGCGGGTGGCGGGCATCATGGCCGCCAAGCGCACCAGCGATCTGGTCCCGCTCTGCCACCAGTTGGCGCTCACCGGCGTCGACGTGGACTTCGCGATCGGCGAAACCCAGATCGACATCACCGCCTCGGTGCGCACCACCGACCGCACCGGGGTGGAGATGGAGGCGCTGACCGCGGTCAGCGTGGCGGCGCTGACTCTCTACGACATGATCAAGGCCGTCGACCGCGCCGCGGTCATCGACGACGTCCGGGTGCTGAGCAAAGACGGCGGACGCACCGGGGCCTGGGAGCGCCGGTGA
- a CDS encoding helicase-associated domain-containing protein, protein MTEHARGVPLGSWLADLPDEALIRLLELRPDLAQPPPGSIAALAARAQARQSVRAATDELDFLRLAVLDALLVLEADAATVPVADLLALIGERAPADAVHEALTDLIERALCWGSPHEPGGSARLDEGEAKLGPPHEHGGVLRVAAEVGAGLPWHPGQVTREDPGQSPEQIMAAVAELDPPQRDLLDKLLAGSPIGRTRDAAPGAPPEHPVPRLLAAGLLRRIDDETVILPRLVGQVLRGEHPGPVALRAPDPVVSQTTAADVDAVAAGAVIDLLRELDVILAGLGDAPVPELRSGGLGVREVKRLAKTTGVDETRLGLLLEVAATARLIASDYPDPATVDKREWPDADGPYWAPTVLADRFAERPTAERWHLLAATWLELAARPSLIGSRGADGKPRAALSTPLFSTAAPLDRRLLLGMLAQLPEGAGVDAVSASQALVWRRPRWANRLQPGPVGELLDEAHALGVLGRGAISSPGRALLAGALADGAAESATLAAVSSMTKALPEPIDHFLVQADLTVVVPGPLKRELAEELGVVATVESAGAAMVYRVSEQTIRAALDVGRTGAGLHAFFARHSRTPVPQGLTYLIDDVARRHGQLRIGMAASFVRCEDPALLAQAMATPAAEALGLRVLAPTVAVAQAPIADVLAALRDAGLAPAAEDATGTIVDIRPRGVRVPTPAERRGHRPAAGPSGESLTSLVRVLRTVTSAPFDNIRLEPVTAMIMLKRAAAEGSTVLIGYVDAAGVATQREISPVLVRGGQLVAFDSTSGQMRDFTIHRITSIASTEPQ, encoded by the coding sequence ATGACCGAACACGCCCGGGGTGTGCCGCTGGGATCGTGGCTGGCCGACCTGCCCGACGAGGCTCTGATCCGGCTACTGGAGCTGCGGCCCGACCTCGCCCAACCGCCGCCGGGCAGTATCGCCGCTCTGGCGGCCCGAGCGCAGGCCCGCCAGTCGGTCCGGGCGGCCACCGACGAGCTGGATTTTCTGCGGCTCGCCGTTCTCGACGCCCTGCTGGTGTTGGAGGCCGACGCCGCTACGGTGCCGGTGGCCGACCTGCTGGCGCTGATCGGTGAGCGCGCCCCCGCCGACGCGGTGCACGAGGCGCTGACCGACCTGATCGAACGGGCGCTGTGTTGGGGTTCGCCGCATGAGCCCGGCGGTTCAGCGAGGCTCGACGAAGGAGAGGCGAAGCTGGGACCGCCGCATGAGCACGGCGGTGTGCTGCGGGTGGCCGCCGAAGTCGGTGCCGGGCTGCCCTGGCATCCGGGCCAGGTCACCCGGGAGGATCCCGGGCAGAGCCCGGAGCAGATCATGGCTGCCGTCGCCGAGCTCGACCCGCCCCAGCGCGATCTGCTGGACAAGCTGCTGGCGGGCTCCCCGATCGGCCGCACCCGCGACGCTGCCCCCGGGGCACCGCCGGAGCACCCGGTGCCGCGACTGCTGGCGGCCGGTCTGCTGCGCCGCATCGACGACGAGACGGTGATCCTGCCGCGGTTGGTCGGCCAGGTGCTGCGCGGTGAGCATCCCGGGCCGGTCGCTCTGCGCGCCCCCGACCCGGTGGTCTCCCAGACCACGGCGGCCGACGTCGACGCGGTGGCGGCCGGTGCGGTGATCGACCTGCTGCGTGAACTCGACGTGATCCTGGCCGGCCTGGGCGATGCGCCGGTGCCGGAGCTGCGCAGCGGCGGGCTGGGCGTCCGCGAGGTCAAGCGGCTGGCCAAGACGACCGGCGTCGACGAGACCCGGCTGGGCCTGCTGCTCGAGGTGGCCGCCACCGCCCGCCTGATCGCCTCCGACTATCCCGACCCGGCGACCGTCGACAAGCGGGAGTGGCCCGACGCCGACGGGCCGTACTGGGCGCCGACGGTGCTCGCCGACCGGTTCGCCGAGCGACCGACCGCCGAACGCTGGCATCTGCTGGCCGCCACCTGGCTGGAGTTGGCCGCCCGGCCGAGCCTGATCGGTAGCCGGGGCGCGGACGGCAAACCGCGGGCGGCGCTGTCGACGCCCCTGTTCTCAACCGCCGCCCCGCTGGATCGCCGGCTGCTGCTGGGCATGCTCGCCCAACTGCCCGAGGGTGCCGGGGTCGACGCCGTGTCCGCGTCACAGGCATTGGTCTGGCGGCGGCCGCGCTGGGCCAATCGGCTCCAGCCCGGACCGGTGGGCGAGCTGCTCGACGAGGCGCACGCGCTCGGCGTGCTGGGCCGGGGCGCCATCAGCTCCCCGGGGCGTGCGCTGCTGGCCGGCGCCCTGGCCGATGGCGCAGCCGAGTCCGCCACCCTCGCGGCCGTCTCGTCGATGACCAAGGCCTTACCCGAGCCGATCGACCATTTCCTGGTGCAGGCCGATCTGACCGTGGTGGTGCCGGGTCCGTTGAAACGTGAGCTGGCCGAGGAGCTGGGCGTGGTGGCCACCGTCGAATCGGCCGGCGCGGCGATGGTGTACCGGGTCTCCGAACAGACCATCCGGGCCGCCCTGGACGTCGGGCGGACCGGCGCGGGCCTGCACGCATTCTTCGCAAGGCACTCGAGGACCCCGGTGCCGCAGGGACTCACCTACCTGATCGACGACGTGGCGCGCCGGCACGGGCAGCTGCGGATCGGGATGGCGGCGTCCTTCGTGCGCTGCGAGGATCCGGCCCTGCTGGCCCAGGCCATGGCGACGCCGGCCGCCGAGGCGCTCGGGCTGCGGGTGTTGGCCCCGACGGTGGCGGTGGCGCAGGCCCCGATCGCCGACGTGCTGGCCGCGCTGCGCGACGCCGGTCTCGCCCCGGCCGCCGAGGACGCCACCGGAACGATCGTCGACATCCGGCCGCGCGGGGTGCGGGTGCCGACCCCGGCCGAGCGTCGCGGTCACCGGCCGGCCGCCGGGCCCAGCGGCGAAAGCCTCACCTCGCTGGTTCGGGTGCTGCGCACTGTGACGTCGGCGCCGTTCGACAACATCCGCCTGGAGCCGGTGACCGCGATGATCATGCTGAAACGCGCCGCGGCCGAGGGGTCCACCGTGCTGATCGGCTACGTCGACGCCGCCGGGGTCGCCACCCAGCGGGAGATCTCCCCCGTGCTGGTGCGCGGCGGCCAGTTGGTGGCGTTCGATTCGACGTCGGGCCAGATGCGTGATTTCACCATCCACCGCATCACGTCGATCGCGTCGACCGAGCCGCAGTGA